In one Neobacillus sp. CF12 genomic region, the following are encoded:
- a CDS encoding M20 family metallopeptidase, protein MLKQLFLKLEDYYEEMVSIRRFMHQHPELSFQEYNTSQFIKNYYEKLGIDVKDNVGGNGVVAKINGKKPGKTVALRADFDALPIQDEKEVPYKSLVPGVMHACGHDGHTATLLVLAKALNELKEELEGNYVFIHQHAEEYAPGGAISMIKDGCLDGVDVIFGTHLWASEPTGTIQYRTGPIMAAADRFEIDIQGKGGHGAQPHKTKDAIVTASQLVVNLQQIVSRKVNPVESAVVTVGSFVAENAFNVIADKAKLIGTVRTFNDDVRQFIEDEMERIIQGTCHLSDSTFTFLYERGYPAVVNHEKETEFLIGAAKEVPEVLTIEESELQMGGEDFAYYLKEIPGTFFFTGAKPQDADPGYPHHHPKFDINEDSMLIAAKTLGTAAIRIHQE, encoded by the coding sequence ATGTTGAAGCAATTGTTTTTAAAATTAGAAGATTACTATGAGGAAATGGTATCCATTCGCAGGTTTATGCACCAGCACCCCGAATTGTCCTTTCAAGAATATAACACATCACAGTTTATAAAGAATTATTATGAAAAACTTGGAATAGACGTAAAGGATAATGTTGGTGGAAACGGCGTAGTAGCAAAAATAAACGGCAAAAAACCCGGAAAAACGGTGGCACTCAGAGCAGATTTTGATGCCCTGCCTATTCAAGATGAAAAGGAAGTTCCTTACAAATCTTTAGTCCCCGGGGTCATGCATGCCTGTGGTCATGATGGACATACAGCAACGCTTCTTGTCCTTGCTAAGGCACTAAATGAGTTGAAGGAAGAACTCGAAGGGAATTATGTCTTTATCCATCAGCATGCAGAGGAATACGCACCTGGGGGAGCAATATCCATGATTAAGGATGGCTGCTTAGACGGCGTTGATGTCATATTCGGAACTCATTTATGGGCAAGTGAACCCACTGGTACAATCCAATACCGTACAGGTCCAATTATGGCAGCCGCTGACCGTTTTGAGATTGACATACAGGGCAAAGGTGGACATGGTGCACAGCCTCATAAGACAAAGGATGCCATTGTTACTGCTTCCCAGTTAGTTGTAAATCTTCAGCAAATTGTTAGCAGGAAAGTGAATCCTGTTGAGTCTGCGGTTGTTACAGTCGGTTCATTTGTGGCTGAAAATGCGTTTAATGTAATTGCAGATAAGGCGAAATTGATAGGGACAGTTCGTACCTTTAATGATGATGTTCGTCAGTTTATTGAAGATGAAATGGAAAGAATTATTCAAGGCACCTGCCACTTGTCTGACAGCACATTTACCTTTTTATATGAAAGAGGGTATCCAGCAGTAGTTAACCATGAAAAGGAAACAGAATTCCTTATCGGTGCTGCTAAGGAAGTTCCTGAGGTGCTAACGATTGAAGAATCCGAACTGCAAATGGGTGGAGAAGATTTCGCATATTACTTAAAGGAAATACCAGGTACCTTCTTCTTCACAGGTGCAAAACCTCAAGATGCCGATCCAGGCTACCCACATCACCACCCGAAATTTGACATCAATGAGGATTCGATGTTAATAGCTGCAAAAACACTTGGTACTGCAGCAATTAGAATACACCAAGAATAA
- a CDS encoding ABC transporter permease, protein MFDEKKLWKDRAVHRLKEFGVYLRYILNGHLVVVLLFLIGTAAFYYQEWIRTLSPDFPAEIIIALIIGLFLTHSPVFTFLLEADQVFLIPLETRLKGYFSRSGLISLVFQGYILLMVLAVLMPMYAHVSANGFQSFFIFLLVLLAIKAWNLAVNWRIHYFVQQSVFIWDMFVRYFINVIFTFLLFNNANILFLLLVVFILAFYYRSFYVRTKKMGLKWDLLIAQEEKRMASFYRLANLFTDVPKLKDTVKRRKWLDILMKSISFSQNRTYHYLFARTFLRSSDYLGLFIRLTVIGAVALYFISFGWGQIIFSLLFIYLTGFQLLPLWNHHQNKLWIDLYPVSHKHKMAAFQSILKIILFIQSILFAMIVLIKGDWLFSLVVLFSGLLFSYLFVIVYSKKRLKA, encoded by the coding sequence ATGTTTGATGAGAAAAAGCTATGGAAAGATAGAGCTGTGCATCGTCTAAAAGAATTTGGCGTTTATCTTCGTTACATATTGAATGGTCACCTTGTTGTAGTCCTGTTATTTCTAATCGGTACTGCTGCATTTTATTATCAGGAGTGGATTCGTACATTGTCACCTGATTTTCCAGCAGAGATTATCATTGCTTTGATAATTGGCCTGTTTTTAACACACAGTCCCGTATTTACTTTTTTGCTGGAGGCTGACCAGGTCTTTTTAATTCCGCTTGAAACAAGATTGAAGGGGTATTTCTCCCGTTCAGGATTGATAAGTTTAGTCTTTCAAGGATATATCTTATTAATGGTGTTAGCTGTATTGATGCCAATGTATGCCCATGTTAGTGCAAATGGTTTTCAATCATTTTTTATTTTCCTGCTGGTGCTGCTGGCGATAAAAGCATGGAACCTTGCTGTTAACTGGAGAATTCACTATTTTGTCCAACAGTCGGTTTTTATCTGGGACATGTTCGTCCGGTATTTCATTAATGTAATCTTTACTTTTTTGTTATTTAACAACGCAAATATTCTTTTCTTATTACTAGTTGTTTTCATTTTGGCATTTTACTATCGTTCTTTTTATGTTAGAACGAAAAAAATGGGGTTAAAATGGGATTTACTTATTGCTCAAGAAGAGAAGAGAATGGCTTCCTTTTATCGATTGGCCAATTTATTCACAGATGTACCGAAATTAAAGGATACGGTAAAAAGAAGAAAATGGTTAGACATATTGATGAAATCCATTTCTTTTTCACAGAATAGAACGTATCATTATCTATTCGCACGAACATTCCTGAGATCCTCCGATTATTTAGGTCTCTTTATTCGTTTAACCGTAATCGGTGCTGTGGCACTGTATTTTATTTCATTTGGTTGGGGTCAAATTATTTTTTCACTCCTATTCATTTACCTAACGGGATTTCAACTGCTGCCATTATGGAATCATCACCAAAACAAGCTTTGGATTGATTTGTATCCTGTTTCCCATAAGCACAAAATGGCGGCATTCCAATCGATTCTAAAAATAATTCTTTTCATTCAATCCATCCTTTTCGCCATGATTGTTTTGATAAAAGGGGATTGGTTGTTTTCGTTAGTAGTCCTGTTTTCAGGTCTATTGTTTAGTTATTTATTTGTAATTGTTTATAGTAAGAAAAGACTAAAAGCATGA
- a CDS encoding YjcZ family sporulation protein: MQTTALPFKKGENCVSGAGFHGGGFALIVVLFILLIIIGASWL, encoded by the coding sequence ATGCAGACAACAGCTTTACCATTTAAGAAAGGGGAGAATTGTGTGTCTGGTGCTGGATTCCATGGTGGAGGATTTGCGTTAATCGTTGTCCTTTTCATCCTGTTAATAATTATTGGAGCTTCTTGGTTATAA
- the yhaM gene encoding 3'-5' exoribonuclease YhaM: MNKGILDYDFGVQVDLYLLIKSATKGIASNGKPFLTLILQDQSGDIEAKLWDANEEDEKNYIAQKIVKVIGDIHNYRGKSQLKIRQIRRTGPNDSVKLEDFLETAPLSQEDMNSKLTQYIFDMKNPNIQRITRHLLKKHQHAFLEYPAATKNHHEFVSGLVYHVVSMLDLAKSIATLYPSLDKDLLYAGVILHDMGKVVELSGPISTVYTVEGNLLGHITIMVNEIGKAAEELGISGEEVLILQHLVLSHHGKAEWGSPKPPLIKEAEILHYIDNLDAKMNMLDRALERVKPGEFTDRVYALDNRSFYKPIFHK; the protein is encoded by the coding sequence ATGAATAAAGGAATTCTAGATTATGATTTTGGAGTACAGGTTGATCTTTATTTACTAATTAAAAGCGCCACGAAGGGAATTGCCAGTAATGGAAAGCCATTCTTAACGCTTATCCTTCAGGATCAAAGCGGAGATATCGAAGCAAAACTTTGGGATGCAAATGAAGAGGATGAAAAGAATTACATTGCACAAAAAATTGTTAAAGTTATTGGCGATATTCATAATTATCGTGGCAAAAGTCAGTTGAAAATTCGCCAGATTCGAAGAACAGGACCAAATGATTCTGTTAAATTGGAAGACTTTCTTGAGACTGCACCATTAAGTCAAGAGGACATGAATAGTAAACTGACACAATATATTTTTGACATGAAAAACCCAAACATACAAAGAATTACTCGTCATTTATTGAAAAAGCACCAGCACGCTTTTTTAGAATACCCGGCAGCAACGAAGAATCATCATGAGTTTGTATCAGGACTAGTCTATCACGTTGTCAGCATGCTTGACCTGGCTAAATCCATTGCCACTCTCTATCCAAGTCTAGATAAAGACTTACTTTACGCAGGCGTGATATTGCATGACATGGGGAAAGTGGTAGAATTGTCGGGACCTATATCCACTGTGTATACTGTTGAAGGAAATCTGCTCGGACACATTACCATTATGGTGAATGAGATTGGAAAAGCTGCTGAAGAGCTTGGAATCTCAGGTGAGGAAGTTTTAATTCTTCAACATCTTGTGTTAAGTCATCATGGAAAGGCAGAATGGGGAAGTCCAAAACCACCATTAATCAAAGAAGCAGAAATTCTGCATTATATAGATAATCTGGACGCAAAGATGAATATGCTTGACCGTGCCTTAGAAAGGGTTAAACCAGGTGAATTCACTGATCGGGTATATGCTTTAGATAACAGATCGTTCTATAAGCCTATTTTTCATAAATAA
- a CDS encoding phosphatase PAP2 family protein produces MKKRNGYTYLIVGFAIVIALYTSIKVAAKQTFWLDDKLADLFAYVPDTFNPFFLLLTELGDKKGIGIVALIVLGWLLLIKRNFLGASAIALSVALGNEVNKLLKDLIARPRPELEHLAHVDSLSFPSGHAMVGLTCYFFIAYLVIEDIKNSSTRKVVIWLTALLLLLIGASRIILQVHYPTDVIGGFAFGYLWVMLSIFIYKFFKKKLKKKAK; encoded by the coding sequence ATGAAAAAAAGAAATGGTTATACATATTTAATAGTAGGTTTTGCCATTGTAATAGCACTCTATACTTCTATCAAAGTAGCTGCAAAACAAACTTTTTGGCTTGATGATAAGTTAGCAGATTTATTTGCTTATGTACCTGATACCTTCAATCCATTCTTTCTTCTGCTTACAGAATTAGGAGACAAAAAGGGGATAGGTATTGTTGCGTTGATTGTGTTGGGCTGGTTATTGCTGATTAAAAGAAATTTCTTAGGAGCTTCAGCTATTGCTCTATCTGTCGCTCTTGGAAATGAAGTTAATAAACTTCTAAAAGACCTTATTGCGCGACCAAGACCTGAACTTGAACATCTTGCACATGTCGATAGTTTAAGTTTTCCAAGTGGGCATGCAATGGTAGGATTAACTTGCTATTTTTTTATTGCCTATCTAGTTATTGAGGATATAAAAAATTCATCAACTAGAAAAGTTGTCATCTGGTTAACAGCATTATTATTACTACTAATTGGTGCAAGTCGAATCATACTCCAAGTGCATTACCCTACAGATGTTATTGGCGGTTTTGCGTTTGGCTATTTATGGGTGATGTTATCGATATTTATTTACAAATTTTTTAAAAAGAAACTAAAAAAGAAAGCGAAATGA
- a CDS encoding EcsC family protein — protein sequence MNEYELKVYGEVVEWKRKLTRRSGMMNRISKKAQGKINEIIPEKVHEVMTESIKGMVKTTLFGSQLTTNKNQAAGLTLEERDELMRKKTAVFQKTALVEGAGTGAGGILLGLADFPLLLSIKMKFLFEAAAIYGFNTKEFEERLFILHIFQLAFSSDEIRRETLSEIENWDERKQTLVEMDWRKFQQEYRDYIDLVKMFQLVPGIGAFVGAYANNNLLKQLGETAMNAYRLRILKKTPEHY from the coding sequence ATGAATGAATATGAGTTAAAGGTTTATGGTGAAGTCGTTGAATGGAAACGAAAATTAACAAGACGTTCTGGAATGATGAATAGAATTTCGAAAAAGGCTCAGGGGAAAATAAATGAAATAATTCCAGAAAAGGTCCATGAGGTTATGACCGAAAGCATAAAGGGAATGGTCAAAACCACTTTATTTGGATCCCAACTCACGACCAACAAAAATCAAGCGGCAGGTTTGACACTAGAAGAACGTGATGAATTAATGCGTAAAAAGACGGCTGTATTCCAGAAAACCGCGCTGGTGGAAGGTGCGGGAACTGGTGCTGGGGGAATTCTGCTTGGTCTTGCTGATTTTCCATTACTGCTTTCAATAAAAATGAAATTTCTCTTTGAAGCGGCTGCGATTTATGGTTTTAATACGAAGGAATTTGAAGAACGGCTATTTATTCTGCATATCTTCCAACTTGCGTTTTCCAGTGATGAAATCCGCCGAGAGACATTATCTGAAATTGAAAACTGGGACGAGAGAAAACAAACTCTTGTAGAAATGGATTGGCGTAAATTTCAACAAGAATATCGAGATTACATCGATCTTGTAAAGATGTTTCAGTTAGTACCGGGTATTGGCGCATTTGTGGGTGCATATGCCAATAACAACTTATTGAAACAATTAGGTGAGACGGCAATGAATGCTTACAGATTAAGAATCCTAAAAAAGACCCCTGAACATTATTAA
- a CDS encoding HIT family protein, which translates to MSNCIFCKIVNGDIPSAKVFENEHVLAFLDISQVTKGHTLVIPKVHKENLFELTPDIAKNLFESVPAIANALKKEFEPIGLNTVNNNGEAAGQTVFHFHMHLIPRYGNGDGFGAVWKTNTSDYTQATLKDMAANISKHL; encoded by the coding sequence ATGAGTAATTGTATCTTTTGTAAAATTGTTAATGGTGATATCCCCTCAGCAAAAGTATTTGAAAATGAACATGTTTTAGCCTTTCTAGATATCAGTCAGGTAACCAAAGGACATACACTGGTCATCCCTAAAGTACATAAAGAAAATTTGTTTGAGTTGACTCCTGATATCGCTAAGAACCTTTTCGAATCTGTTCCTGCTATTGCAAATGCTTTAAAAAAAGAGTTTGAACCGATCGGATTAAACACAGTTAATAATAATGGTGAAGCAGCAGGACAAACCGTCTTTCATTTCCATATGCATTTAATTCCCCGCTATGGAAATGGGGATGGATTTGGTGCCGTTTGGAAAACAAATACAAGTGATTATACGCAGGCAACCTTAAAAGATATGGCAGCAAATATTAGTAAGCACCTATAA
- the hemE gene encoding uroporphyrinogen decarboxylase, with protein sequence MTKQINETFLKAARGEKTDHVPVWYMRQAGRSQPEYREIKEKYSLFEITHQPELCAYVTRLPVEQYNVDAAILYKDIMTPLPAIGMQVEIKSGIGPVIDNPITSLADVEKLGEIHPEEDVPYVLDTIKLLTQEQLSVPLIGFSGAPFTLASYMIEGGPSKNYNKTKAFMYSEPKAWFALMEKLADMIITYVKSQIKAGAKAIQIFDSWVGALNVEDYRYFIKPVMNRIFTELKEENVPLIMFGVGASHLAMEWNDLPLDVVGLDWRLPIQKAREMGIQKTVQGNLDPAILLSPWEVIEERAKAILDQGMAQGGYIFNLGHGVFPSVNPATLKRLTSFVHEYSASKLSR encoded by the coding sequence ATGACGAAACAAATCAACGAAACATTTTTAAAAGCAGCTAGAGGAGAAAAAACAGACCACGTACCAGTGTGGTATATGCGCCAAGCTGGGCGATCACAACCAGAGTATAGAGAGATTAAAGAAAAGTATTCTTTGTTTGAAATTACACACCAACCGGAACTATGTGCGTATGTAACCCGCCTTCCTGTAGAGCAGTACAATGTTGATGCCGCAATTTTATATAAAGATATCATGACACCGCTTCCGGCGATTGGAATGCAGGTTGAAATAAAATCAGGAATTGGTCCTGTCATTGACAATCCAATCACTTCATTAGCAGATGTTGAAAAACTTGGTGAAATTCATCCTGAAGAGGACGTACCTTACGTTTTAGATACGATTAAATTATTAACCCAAGAACAATTATCTGTACCTTTAATTGGATTTTCTGGGGCTCCTTTTACCCTTGCAAGTTACATGATTGAAGGAGGACCTTCAAAAAATTACAACAAGACTAAAGCATTCATGTACTCAGAACCTAAAGCGTGGTTCGCTTTAATGGAAAAGCTTGCTGATATGATCATCACATATGTGAAATCACAAATTAAGGCCGGTGCTAAAGCTATCCAAATCTTCGATTCTTGGGTGGGAGCGTTGAATGTAGAGGACTACCGCTATTTTATTAAGCCGGTTATGAATAGAATTTTCACGGAACTTAAAGAGGAAAATGTTCCACTTATTATGTTTGGTGTAGGAGCAAGTCATCTTGCTATGGAATGGAATGACCTTCCATTAGATGTAGTTGGCTTGGACTGGCGTCTTCCGATTCAAAAGGCGAGGGAAATGGGAATTCAAAAAACGGTTCAAGGCAATCTTGACCCTGCAATCCTGTTATCTCCTTGGGAAGTGATTGAAGAAAGAGCGAAAGCGATTTTAGACCAAGGTATGGCTCAGGGCGGTTATATCTTTAATCTTGGACATGGTGTATTCCCATCTGTCAACCCAGCAACCTTGAAAAGATTAACCTCATTTGTCCATGAGTATTCTGCATCAAAGTTGAGCAGATAA
- a CDS encoding HTH-type transcriptional regulator Hpr — MSEKQYSMKEAMLFSQRIAQLSKALWKSIEKDWQQWIKPFDLNINEHHILWIAYHLNGASISDVAKFGVMHVSTAFNFSKKLEERGLLTFSKKENDKRNTYIKLTPEGENIFLRLMESYQPTGNAAFAGALPLRDLYGKFPDIIEMMAIVRNIYGDDFMEIFERSFHNIETEFNEDEGKLKKSEKTEQELS; from the coding sequence ATGTCGGAGAAACAGTATTCAATGAAAGAAGCGATGCTATTTAGCCAACGGATTGCACAGTTAAGTAAAGCTTTATGGAAATCAATTGAGAAGGATTGGCAGCAATGGATAAAGCCCTTTGATTTAAATATTAATGAACATCATATCCTTTGGATTGCATATCATCTAAATGGAGCTTCCATTTCGGATGTTGCAAAGTTTGGTGTTATGCATGTCTCTACAGCGTTCAATTTTTCTAAGAAATTAGAAGAAAGAGGATTGCTTACATTTTCGAAGAAAGAAAATGATAAACGGAATACGTATATCAAACTTACTCCTGAAGGAGAAAATATCTTTCTTCGTTTAATGGAATCCTATCAGCCCACCGGAAATGCTGCATTTGCAGGTGCCTTGCCATTAAGAGATTTATATGGAAAGTTTCCTGATATTATTGAAATGATGGCCATTGTCCGTAATATTTATGGTGATGATTTTATGGAGATCTTTGAACGTTCTTTTCATAATATTGAAACAGAATTCAACGAAGATGAAGGAAAACTTAAGAAATCAGAAAAAACAGAACAAGAACTTTCTTAA
- a CDS encoding sporulation YhaL family protein: protein MTIPIWVYAVVVGIVISALMAIKTGREERMLEMENIEKEGEIYLTRLEQEKERREGDRATAE from the coding sequence ATGACTATTCCTATTTGGGTATATGCAGTCGTGGTTGGAATTGTGATTAGTGCCTTAATGGCAATTAAGACAGGGAGAGAAGAACGTATGTTAGAAATGGAGAATATTGAAAAAGAGGGAGAAATTTATTTAACGAGGCTTGAGCAAGAAAAAGAAAGACGTGAGGGTGACAGAGCAACTGCAGAATAA
- a CDS encoding peptidylprolyl isomerase, translated as MKKWMLALTLAGGVIALSACNQSGGSTVAESSAGDITQDELYEAMKEKVGAQALQQLVYEKVLSEKYEVTDKELDAKVDELKEQLGENFEAALAQYGYADEEDFKETMKLGLLQEKAAMKSIKVTDKEVKEYYDNYKPEIKARHILVKDEKTALEVKQKLDAGEKFEDVSNTYSTDEAAKAAGGDLGWFGPGAMDPVFEEAAYALKKDEISAPVQTSFGYHVIQLTDKKEKKSFEEMKEQMEKELKSSKLITEKINEIMQKEIKDAKVKISDKDLENALDPAPAAAQ; from the coding sequence ATGAAAAAATGGATGTTAGCCCTTACATTAGCTGGCGGGGTTATTGCCTTAAGTGCATGTAATCAAAGCGGCGGTTCGACTGTGGCAGAAAGCTCTGCTGGAGATATTACACAGGATGAACTTTATGAAGCAATGAAGGAAAAGGTAGGAGCACAAGCATTACAACAGCTTGTTTATGAAAAAGTCCTATCTGAGAAATACGAAGTAACGGACAAGGAATTAGATGCAAAGGTTGATGAATTAAAAGAGCAGCTTGGTGAAAACTTTGAAGCAGCACTGGCACAATACGGATATGCTGATGAAGAAGACTTTAAAGAAACGATGAAACTCGGTCTTTTGCAAGAAAAGGCTGCTATGAAGTCGATTAAAGTAACCGATAAAGAAGTAAAGGAATACTACGATAACTATAAGCCTGAAATTAAGGCTCGTCATATTCTTGTTAAAGATGAAAAAACAGCGTTAGAAGTGAAACAAAAGCTTGATGCTGGAGAGAAATTTGAGGATGTTAGCAATACTTATTCTACTGATGAAGCGGCGAAGGCAGCTGGCGGTGACCTTGGCTGGTTTGGTCCTGGAGCGATGGATCCTGTTTTTGAAGAGGCAGCATATGCACTTAAAAAAGATGAAATCAGTGCCCCAGTTCAGACATCATTCGGTTATCATGTTATTCAATTAACGGATAAAAAAGAGAAAAAGTCTTTTGAAGAAATGAAAGAACAAATGGAAAAAGAATTAAAATCTTCAAAATTGATCACTGAAAAGATCAACGAAATTATGCAGAAGGAAATTAAGGATGCAAAAGTAAAAATCAGCGATAAAGATTTAGAAAATGCACTTGATCCAGCACCTGCTGCAGCTCAATAA
- a CDS encoding tryptophan transporter — protein MNTKNLVVLSLLAGIGVVLHTVMPAFLTIKPDMMLAMMFLGIILIPEIKSVMLLSIVTGGLSALTTGFPGGQLPNIIDKPITALIFFGLFLALKQYRNSIFSVAVLTAIGTLVSGSIFLGAAHFIVGLPSSFAVLFAAGVLPAIALNTIVMVILYPVALSVAKRTKTSSSIVISK, from the coding sequence ATGAATACAAAGAATCTAGTAGTCCTATCACTTTTAGCGGGAATTGGGGTTGTATTGCATACGGTAATGCCAGCCTTCCTTACCATTAAACCAGATATGATGCTGGCAATGATGTTTTTGGGAATTATTCTTATTCCAGAAATTAAAAGTGTTATGCTACTGTCAATTGTAACCGGAGGATTATCCGCACTTACAACTGGTTTTCCTGGTGGCCAACTTCCAAATATCATTGATAAGCCCATAACTGCCTTAATCTTTTTTGGTTTATTTTTGGCATTAAAGCAATACCGAAATTCCATTTTTAGTGTTGCAGTCTTAACTGCTATTGGGACATTAGTTTCAGGCTCTATATTTTTGGGAGCTGCACATTTCATTGTAGGCTTACCAAGTTCTTTTGCAGTACTTTTTGCTGCAGGTGTATTACCTGCAATTGCACTGAATACAATTGTCATGGTTATTTTGTACCCAGTTGCTCTATCAGTTGCCAAAAGAACGAAGACGTCATCATCTATTGTCATTTCAAAATAA
- a CDS encoding ABC transporter ATP-binding protein produces the protein MSLLSIESLTGGYTRNPVLKDISFEVNEKELVGLIGLNGAGKSTTIKHIIGLMEPHSGEVKINGRSISEDKEAYRKMFTFVPETPVLYEELTLQEHLRLTAMAYGLDETTYKTRIGKLLAEFRMEKRLKWFPAHFSKGMKQKVMIMCAFLVQPSLYIVDEPFVGLDPLGIQSLLDLMKKMKENGAGILMSTHILTTAEKYCDSFVILHEGKVRAKGTLVELRKQFSMPQASLDDLYIQLTKEENYV, from the coding sequence ATGTCTTTATTATCAATTGAAAGCCTTACAGGTGGATATACAAGGAATCCAGTTTTAAAAGATATATCCTTTGAAGTAAATGAAAAAGAATTGGTTGGATTAATTGGTCTAAATGGGGCCGGGAAAAGTACGACCATAAAACATATTATCGGTTTAATGGAACCACATAGTGGGGAAGTGAAAATAAATGGTCGTTCGATTTCCGAAGATAAAGAAGCTTACCGAAAGATGTTTACCTTTGTTCCAGAAACTCCCGTTTTATACGAAGAACTTACCCTTCAGGAACACCTAAGATTAACGGCAATGGCTTATGGGTTAGATGAAACCACATATAAAACAAGAATTGGGAAATTACTTGCCGAATTCCGAATGGAAAAAAGGCTGAAATGGTTTCCAGCCCATTTTTCTAAAGGGATGAAACAAAAGGTAATGATCATGTGTGCTTTTTTAGTACAGCCGTCACTTTATATTGTGGATGAGCCATTTGTCGGCCTCGACCCACTTGGGATTCAGTCATTGCTTGATTTAATGAAAAAAATGAAAGAAAACGGTGCGGGCATCTTAATGTCGACCCATATTCTAACCACCGCGGAAAAATACTGCGATTCCTTTGTGATTCTTCATGAAGGAAAGGTTCGTGCAAAAGGGACACTTGTTGAACTGAGAAAACAATTCTCAATGCCTCAAGCATCATTAGATGATTTATATATCCAATTAACGAAGGAAGAAAACTATGTTTGA
- a CDS encoding YjcZ family sporulation protein, with amino-acid sequence MSGGHGHGAGFALIVVLFILLIIVGASWF; translated from the coding sequence ATGAGTGGTGGACACGGGCACGGAGCAGGATTTGCATTGATTGTAGTCCTATTCATTCTATTGATTATTGTTGGAGCATCTTGGTTTTAA
- a CDS encoding DUF1878 family protein yields the protein MDQYLELQTKVNLLEYHQRLLLKMLSSPNLEFYRMVIENGISEQEVQGFYKLCEDMNMKMAEQKAEGFIHFHPLFSEFLYSLPSKFDVNEVVHSCLGQGLYESLFKEFQKCL from the coding sequence ATGGATCAATATCTTGAACTGCAAACGAAAGTAAATCTTCTTGAATACCATCAAAGATTACTTTTAAAAATGTTATCTTCCCCTAATCTTGAATTCTATAGAATGGTAATTGAAAACGGGATATCAGAACAGGAAGTCCAGGGATTCTACAAACTTTGTGAGGATATGAACATGAAAATGGCAGAACAAAAAGCGGAAGGGTTTATTCACTTTCATCCGCTTTTCAGTGAGTTTCTATATTCTTTACCCTCAAAATTTGATGTGAATGAAGTCGTTCACTCTTGTTTGGGTCAAGGACTATACGAATCTCTTTTTAAAGAGTTTCAAAAATGCCTTTAA